The proteins below are encoded in one region of Pseudomonadota bacterium:
- a CDS encoding RluA family pseudouridine synthase: MDDDVPRSGGLEGDVVRFQASSDDNGKRLDAVLTAAAATERPLSRSRVAELIRQGLCKVNGQVERSPAKKLRGTEVLALRIPPPEPAEPEPEAIPLEILFEDETVVVLNKPAGLVVHPAAGHPSGTLVNALLHHCGGSLSGIGGVRRPGIVHRLDKDTSGVMVVAKTDQAHADLAAQFADHGRTNRLDRRYTAFVWGSPKPRLTIDAPIGRDRANRLKMQVRDGPGSRAAITHTQRLDSFGNKDRPVAAKIDCRLETGRTHQIRVHLAHIGHGLIGDQDYGLRDRTRGNRLSEPARSFVQGFGRQALQARSLQFSHPKTQQTVRFEVNPDADMVELEEHLKQA; the protein is encoded by the coding sequence ATGGATGACGATGTTCCGCGTTCGGGTGGATTGGAGGGCGACGTTGTGCGCTTTCAAGCATCCAGCGACGATAACGGCAAGCGACTTGACGCGGTTCTGACCGCCGCTGCCGCAACCGAGCGTCCGCTATCAAGGAGCAGGGTTGCTGAGCTGATCCGCCAAGGGCTTTGCAAGGTCAATGGTCAAGTCGAACGCAGCCCAGCGAAGAAGCTGCGCGGCACTGAGGTCCTGGCGCTTCGCATTCCGCCACCCGAACCGGCGGAGCCGGAGCCGGAGGCAATCCCGCTGGAGATATTGTTCGAGGATGAGACGGTCGTCGTTCTCAACAAACCAGCGGGCCTGGTCGTTCACCCCGCCGCAGGCCACCCGTCCGGAACCCTCGTCAACGCTTTGCTTCACCACTGTGGTGGCAGCCTATCGGGTATAGGCGGTGTTCGCAGACCGGGTATCGTCCATCGCCTCGACAAAGATACCAGCGGTGTGATGGTGGTGGCAAAGACCGATCAGGCCCATGCCGATCTGGCCGCCCAATTCGCGGACCATGGCCGCACCAACCGGCTCGATCGCCGCTACACGGCATTCGTTTGGGGCTCTCCAAAGCCAAGGCTGACCATTGATGCGCCGATCGGACGCGATCGCGCCAACAGGCTCAAAATGCAGGTTCGTGACGGACCAGGATCTCGCGCTGCAATCACGCACACCCAACGCCTAGATAGCTTTGGCAACAAAGATCGTCCGGTCGCAGCGAAAATCGATTGCCGCCTCGAAACCGGCAGAACACATCAGATTCGCGTTCATCTCGCCCATATCGGTCACGGCCTGATTGGTGATCAGGACTATGGTCTCCGGGATCGTACGCGGGGCAATAGGTTGTCCGAACCGGCAAGATCCTTTGTCCAAGGCTTTGGCCGGCAAGCGCTGCAAGCACGATCATTGCAGTTCTCGCATCCAAAAACCCAGCAAACCGTGCGGTTTGAGGTCAATCCCGACGCCGATATGGTCGAGCTCGAAGAGCACCTCAAGCAAGCGTGA
- the rpoH gene encoding RNA polymerase sigma factor RpoH: MAQAISTLPSIDGGLSGYLNEIRKFPMLEPDQEFMLAKRFTEHGDAEAAHQLVTSHLRLVAKIAMGYRGYGLPIGEVVSEGNVGLMQAVKRFDPDKGFRLATYAMWWIKASIQEYILRSWSLVKMGTTANQKRLFFNLRKVKGKISALEDGDLRPEQVTEIANRLNVSEDEVVSMNRRLGGDTSLNATVRQDSESLEWQDWLVDESDSQESMLIDTEERDNRKSMLVDSLDVLNDRERRIFEARRLSEDPLTLEELSQEFGVSRERIRQIEVRAFEKVQEAVVAAAQTLEQRPAV; encoded by the coding sequence ATGGCTCAAGCTATCTCGACACTTCCCTCCATTGATGGGGGTCTATCGGGCTATCTGAACGAAATTCGCAAGTTCCCGATGTTAGAGCCAGATCAAGAGTTCATGCTGGCAAAGCGCTTCACCGAGCATGGTGACGCCGAGGCTGCCCACCAACTGGTGACAAGCCATCTGCGTTTGGTCGCAAAAATCGCAATGGGCTACCGTGGCTACGGTTTGCCCATCGGTGAAGTCGTGTCTGAAGGCAATGTCGGACTGATGCAGGCCGTCAAACGCTTCGACCCCGACAAGGGCTTCCGCCTTGCAACCTACGCCATGTGGTGGATTAAGGCATCCATCCAGGAGTACATCCTGCGTTCGTGGAGCCTTGTGAAAATGGGGACGACTGCAAATCAGAAACGGCTCTTCTTCAACCTGCGCAAGGTCAAAGGGAAGATCTCGGCGCTGGAGGACGGCGATCTGCGCCCAGAGCAGGTGACCGAGATCGCCAACCGTCTGAACGTTTCTGAAGACGAAGTTGTGTCCATGAACCGGCGTTTGGGTGGTGATACATCACTGAATGCGACAGTCCGTCAGGATTCGGAGAGCCTGGAGTGGCAGGACTGGCTGGTCGACGAAAGCGACAGCCAAGAGTCGATGTTGATCGACACTGAAGAGCGCGACAACCGGAAGTCCATGCTGGTTGACTCGCTTGACGTCCTGAACGATCGCGAACGCCGCATTTTTGAAGCGCGGCGATTGTCGGAGGACCCTCTGACGCTAGAGGAGCTCAGCCAAGAGTTTGGCGTCAGCAGGGAGCGCATCCGACAGATCGAAGTCCGGGCATTCGAGAAAGTGCAAGAAGCAGTCGTTGCCGCTGCGCAGACGCTCGAACAAAGGCCGGCTGTCTGA